A single window of Vigna radiata var. radiata cultivar VC1973A chromosome 4, Vradiata_ver6, whole genome shotgun sequence DNA harbors:
- the LOC106758692 gene encoding myb-related protein 2, translated as MYHHPQHQGKNIHSSSRMPIPSERHMFLQTGNGSGDSGLVLSTDAKPRLKWTADLHARFIEAVNQLGGADKATPKTVMKLMGIPGLTLYHLKSHLQKYRLSKNLHGQSNNVTHKMTTSAATGERLSETSGTHMNKLSLGPQANKDLHISEALQMQIEVQRRLNEQLEVQRHLQLRIEAQGKYLQSVLEKAQETLGRQNLGIVGLETAKVQLSELVSKVSSQCLNSAFSELKELQGFCPQQTHTNQPNDCSVDSCLTSCDRSQKEQEIQNGFRHFNSHMFMEQKEATEAPNNLRNCELKWCDDGKKNTFLAPLSRNEERRNYAAETGPGNLSMSIGLERETENRSSMYPERLITENQTEVEFQHRNRIKTETMKPVDEKVSQDYRMPASYFVAPRLDLNNHGDNEAATTCKQLDLNRFSWS; from the exons ATGTACCATCATCCCCAACACCAAGGGAAAAacattcattcttcttccaGAATGCCAATCCCTTCTGAGAGGCACATGTTCCTTCAAACAGGAAATGGTTCTGGCGATTCTGGACTTGTGCTTTCAACTGATGCTAAGCCAAGATTAAAATGGACAGCAGATCTTCATGCCAGATTTATAGAAGCAGTCAATCAGTTAGGTGGAGCTGACA AAGCAACTCCAAAAACAGTAATGAAACTCATGGGGATTCCAGGACTTACCTTATATCATTTGAAGAGCCATCTTCAG AAGTATAGATTGAGCAAGAATCTGCATGGACAAAGCAACAACGTGACACACAAAATGA CAACAAGTGCAGCAACTGGGGAGAGACTTTCTGAAACCAGTGGAACTCACATGAACAAATTAAGCCTTGGACCGCAGGCTAACAA AGATTTGCATATAAGCGAGGCACTGCAGATGCAGATTGAGGTGCAGAGAAGGCTCAATGAACAACTTGAG GTACAAAGACACTTGCAGCTTAGGATTGAGGCCCAAGGAAAATACCTTCAGTCTGTGTTGGAGAAAGCTCAGGAGACTCTTGGCAGACAAAATTTGGGAATAGTTGGACTTGAAACTGCCAAAGTTCAACTGTCAGAGCTGGTGTCAAAAGTCTCATCTCAGTGCCTTAACTCAGCATTCTCAGAGCTGAAGGAATTGCAAGGATTTTGCCCTCAGCAAACACACACCAACCAGCCAAACGATTGCTCAGTGGACAGTTGCCTCACATCCTGTGACAGATCACAGAAGGAGCAAGAGATTCAAAATGGCTTTAGACACTTCAACAGCCATATGTTCATGGAACAAAAGGAAGCCACAGAAGCTCCCAACAACCTTAGGAACTGTGAACTCAAGTGGTGTGATGATGGGAAAAAGAACACCTTCCTTGCCCCATTGAGCaggaatgaagaaagaagaaactatGCCGCTGAAACCGGTCCTGGCAACTTATCCATGTCCATTGGACTTGAAAGAGAAACAGAAAACAGAAGCAGCATGTATCCTGAAAGGCTAATCACAGAAAACCAAACAGAAGTTGAGTTCCAGCACCGGAACAGAATCAAGACAGAAACAATGAAACCAGTGGATGAAAAAGTTTCTCAAGATTATAGGATGCCAGCTTCTTACTTTGTAGCACCAAGATTGGACCTAAACAACCATGGAGACAATGAAGCTGCAACCACTTGTAAACAACTGGACTTGAATAGATTCAGTTGGAGCTGA